The Procambarus clarkii isolate CNS0578487 chromosome 46, FALCON_Pclarkii_2.0, whole genome shotgun sequence genome includes a region encoding these proteins:
- the LOC138350633 gene encoding uncharacterized protein yields MGYVDPDTLDALGYVDPDTLDATGYVDPDTLGYVDPDTLDATGYVVPDTLDATGYVDTDTLDAMGYVDPDTLDATRYVDPDTLDATGYVDPDTLDTLPCQGMALDLTIRRRLTDDDPAIDWCCHLAAQLCSFSRGGYSLLYFHNTRLTSVGGERLLRGLHRRGVTGDDLDIDLATGIRYSEDSEDSEDSDDSEENNKYLRELIASLNNFNELYIW; encoded by the exons atgggctacgtggacccggacaccctggacgccctgggctacgtggacccggacaccctggacgccacgggctacgtggacccagaCACcctgggctacgtggacccggacaccctggacgccacgggttaCGTggtcccggacaccctggacgccacgggctacgtggacacggacaccctggacgccatgggctacgtggacccggacaccctggacgccacgcgctacgtggacccggacaccctggacgccacgggctacgtggacccggacaccctggacactCTGCCGTGCCAGGGAATGGCGCTAGACCTGACCATCAGGCGGCGCCTCACTGATGACGACCCCGCCATAGACTGGTGCTGCCACTTGGCGGCTCAGCTGTGTTCTTTCTCAAGAGGAGGGTATAGTCTCCTGTACTTCCATAACACGCGTCTCACCA gtgtgggtggggagagactcctgcgaggacttcaccggAGGGGCGTCACTGGTGATGACCTTGATATTGACCTTGCGACTGGGATCCGGtacagtgaggacagtgaggATAGTGAGGACAGTGATGACAGTGAGGAGAACAATAAGTACCTCCGAGAGCTCATTGCGTCGCTTAACAATTTTAATGAATTATATATATGGTag